TGTCTGCAAGGACTcaccttttccctctcctcctaGAGATGGTTCTACCTCTTTCTCCAGTTCAGAGGGTAAAATGTCTAGGGGATGAAGAACAACGTTGGATGTCATGGTCTCCAGCTGCTTGCTTGCACccactctgttttttttttgggatgTTACAGTAGGGAAGGAGCAGACAGATCTGCCTCAccccaagcagaaaaaaactccACCATACCTTGAAATctccccagcacctctctgAGGATGTCATTTTGTTGAGAAATGACACGGAGCCTCCGCTCCAGGTCCGAGAAGGTCTCCAACATCCTCCGGCCACTGCCCATCTCCCACCTGGATGCAAACCCTTCCCTTTAGTCCCGGGACGTATGGAGATGGCATAGCCTGAGATGATGAGACCatccctcctccagctgccccaCGGGTGATGTGGGGATGAGGCATGAGCTGGATTTCCCCAAAATATCCTTCAGTCCCAAGCTCGGAGCCTCCAAGCAGCTTGGTACAGAAGGAGGACACTTGGTTCCCTGTTGCCCTCGTGCCATCCCCACCCTGGGGCTCAGGGGCACCTTTTTGTCCCTCCAGGTCTCTTTTTGACCCTGCCTGAACCACCAAAACTTTCAGTTCTCTTCCGGAAACCATCGGGATGGTGGCTGGGATGACCCCTCTCACTGAGATGGAGCACGTACCTGCCCACCGTGCTTCTGGCACCCtggaacagaaagagagagaaaaagagagaaaaagcctCAGTTCCCCTTCCCCAAATTTGGGGGAAGGCTCCAAGCAAAGGCAACACCAGGATCAATGCTGGACCCTCTCCCTTCTTGCCCCGTGGAGCATCCAACCTGCAGGAATCCGCTCACAGGTTGCTCAAGTTTCTTCTCCACCTCCCAGATGAGAATATCGAGGAGCGAAATCTCTCCTGACACCTTGGCCTCcgcttcctcctgcctcctcatCACCTCCCTGTCCAGTTCTCCCAGCTGGGCCAGGAGGACGACCTCCTGGTCCTTCAGAAACCGGCGCAGCTGCCGAAATTCGGACACAATTTTCTGCCTTTCGGCCTCTGTCTGTGTCTGTAGGATGTGGAAAGATGACAGCATGGACCGTGTTGGTCCAGCACCTCTATTTTTCCTGGGTGATGGCAACAGCTTCTTACCAAATACCCCTGGCATCGCCTCTCCCTGCTTGCTTTCAATTCCAAAAGctcttccctttgtttcttGAGGCTCTCCAAGTCTCTCTGAATTTGCtcctggaggaggaaaaacagtttgGGGGGATATTTTGGAGGGAgtgaggaaggaagggatgcgATGCTTGGCTTTTGCTGGGAAAAATTTGCAGCATGGACATGAGGAATGAAGGAATAGATACAGGAGGACAAAAGAGAAACTCTTGATGCTTCTCTAGGAACGCAGCTTCATTTTTAGTTGAAATACGTTGGAAAATACCCATAAACTGTTTTGGGGTGAAGGGTTTGggctgaaaattaatattttcatattttttagttaaatcaagtgggtttttttgtttgcctttttttttttttccccctagctCTCCCAATTATTTCCAGTTATTTGTTTTCACGGTGCAAAAACAACTAGAGAGAACTGTAAAAGGAAGCTGGCTTGAAGCCTGCGATCCCAAGAAACTCCGGTATCCTCTAAGGTGGACAAAAATCCACCCctttcagataaagaaaaatccaaaataataataCCACGGGCCTGACCCTGTCCTGGGCAGGTTCCTCTCCGTGGGCTCCTCCGCGAGCCCTCGGTGCACTGCGGCCGGATGCTTTCGCATCCCCCCCGAAGGTGAACGTCCTCTTACGCCAcgagcagagctgctcctcctccccgccTCCTTCCAGACCCAAGAGCTTCAGCTTCTCCTCTAAATGCTCCAGGTGGAGTTTGGGCTGGAAATTCCCTTTCCTGAGATGGTTTCGGTGACTGGCGGCCTCGGCGTCTCCAAGCCTTCCTCGCTCTGGCCAGGATTTGGCCGTGCCGCCTCCACGACCGGCAGAGTCGCAGCTCAGGTGTTCAGGATCTGGTCGATGATTCGGGGTGGTGTGATGATGGgtgccttcctctcccctttccctcactcgagaagcagcagaagtcatggcagcatctccagcccctcccctttctcttcccctcgCCACCTGCACTGGGGTGAAAATATCGAAGGTCTCGGCATgggtggaggaaggagaagtaGGGGGAGGCTCAAATCTCTTCTAGAAGTTGATTTTTGGAAGGGATGGATTGCCCGCTAGCAAgccctatatttttttttgttaatatggATATTAACATCTGTCTTTCAGGCATCTGGCACAAGCTTCATCTCTCTTGACTCTCCATCACAGGCACAGACGTCTCAGATTGGTGTCTCCAGTCCTGAGGGGGCTAAGGAAGGAGCCAAGCATCCCACCCAGCATAAACAGACATTTCACCCCAAAAAGCTCAGGTTCTAACCTGCTATTtgtgccttctcctcctctggagTCCGCTAGGAGAGAGCTTGGTGCAGTCTTCCCATGAGAGCAGAAGCCAAGCTGCTTTAAAGGCAGAAAGGCAGTGGGACAGCCAGCAAGACACCAATATTTCACAAACCCCATATCAAAGGTGAAAACTACCTCGAATTGCTAAATATCCCTAAAAAAACAGAGCCGGAAGCCTCCTGCAGCAACACGACCCCCCCTTGTCATCAGCTTAATCCACCCAGATCGACCACGCAGGGTAAAAACCCAATTTTTATCCATCCCTGGAAGAACATCTCAGCAACGCCAGGGTGGGTGGCAGCTTTGCCACGAATGTCCCCAAAAAGACACTTACCTGTTAGGCAGCAGAACGAGAtccttggggatttttttttttttaagcgtgGGGTGATTTAACCCACGGGGCTCTTCTACGGTGGGTTAGCGCAGGCTGAGTGAGCTTACAGGCGGATCACATGCGGGGCAGAGGGAAATACCAGCCCTATTTAAGGAAACACGGAGAGGAATGTGCTGCCTGGTGTCTCCCTGCCAGGGAAAGGCTCATATATGACCCCTGTGTCAGATCGGCGTCTCCAACGGAGAATTTGGCCCGATAAAGCTTCGGATAAAACGCTTCGTCATTCTTGGCGAtgggaaaaaatacctttttgagAGAGATGGGGTGTTGGCAGCACAGCGACCATCCAAGCTTGACCACCTcctgggggctcagcacccaccagcagcacagcgcTCACCTAACAAGCAGCTGGGCagcttttaaattcattttccagcCTCTTTCATGGGTTACAAATGGCACAGGAACTCCTTCCTAATTGCAATTTTGGATTACATCAAAAACAATCTCACAAACTCACACCCAAGTCGCTGCTGCTTCTCCAAATACAGCTGCTCCTTGGTGGTATTTGCCACATTGACAgttaattcctttaaaaaagaaccttttttttaatgtttatttctgcCCTAATTTCTGCTTCAAAGTAGGGAGGAATGGTATTTTCAGCTGCTACACCGTGTGCTCTTAagtttatatataattattatctTAAGGTCCTCAGCCACACATGTTCTgtccctccctttccctcttccccttgcTTGTGTCCTCTCCCATCTACCCTGTGCCAGTGCCACCACAAATATGGGTTGCAAGGGCAGTAATGAAGGTCTCTGGtccaaaaagctgcagaaagagaaattaaaagcataGGGCTGAGAGCCTGGGATGCTCTGGCCATTACCCGTAGGTGGGAGAAGGCAGCATCCCCTTGCTTTGCCTGTTCTCATGATAGGATCCATGGcaaatttcccatttttcagtAGGATAAGTAGGGCAGATGCTGCAAGGAGAAGCCATATGGGCTGCAGGCATCATCTGAGAAGACCTGGAGATCCCTCTGCTGAaccagctggaaaaagaaatcaaatcctCCAGAGAGTCTCAAGTGGTTTATTGTGAGCTGGGACCTACCAGTTGCCCATCCCATGATGGGGCAAAAGACAAgatttagtttaattttattttttttacaggtgGCTAAGAACAAGCAGACATTAAAGAGGAATTCATCAGTGCTGTTAAAGTGCAGTGAGATGAAGCGAAAGGTGAAGACCACGCTTCCCCCAGGCTCCAGTGGCTTTGGTGATGTCCCTAATTGTCCGCCTCCCATCACAGCTGGCCCCACAATGATCTCAAGCACTGGTTTGACCTCCCCACGACTTTTAGGGCTCCCAGTACCTCACTGGGAGCTTCATGGCAAGACGAACCAGGAAGGTGAGGGTCATCGGACCAGAGAGAGGGAGCCCAGCTCCACCCAGAACCAAGGCCGGATCCGCTCCCCGGCGAAGGAGGCTGGAGGAAAAGTGAAGATGGGGACTTTGTTCTCAACGTCAAAAAACGCCACCTCACCCCACTCGTAGTCTAGAGAGATGCGGATCTTTTTGGGGACCCGTGGCAGGTTCAGGAGGGTTGGAGGGGAGGTAAGGGCTCGGTTCTTGAATCCCCATTGCTGCACGGCCCAGATCCCTTCTTCGGGATTAAAGCTGACGGGTCCCTTCCTCGGCAGAGACTCTCTGCTGACCCCGACGGCGCAGTACTGCCCTTCTGCCAGATCCACCACCCAGTAGTGGCGCCCAGAGGTGAAGGCTTCGCAACCCAGCACGCAGGGATCGGCGTCGAAGCGCTCGGGGCTGTCGGGCGACTCCTGTAGCATGTATTCCCATCGCACGCTCTTCTGGTCCTTGGACAGGATGAGGCGAGGGTGGGCCGTCTCGGGGTCCAGCGTCACGTTTGCTGTggatgaggaagaagagggcaAGAAAGAGAATTCAAGCTATTTGACCTACCCTTTCGTGGGCGGACGATGTCTTCAAAATCTAATAGGGTGGCTTGTCTTTTTGGAGGCTTGACATCTTGAGATGTTCAACTTTCCACGCATTTACGGGGTATCAGGTCTACAACATCTCCACGTAGGTCAAATATATCCTGTCTAGGGGTGCCTACCTCCCCTCTTTTGACTACGTTTAACTCATCTGGACACTTCTGCAGTGCAGACATTTAGAGGAGGACAAGCAGATTACATTAGCACCTGGGTAAGGGTCACCATTCAACGAGCGTGCCAAACTACTCAcccaatttttcttcctctttccctagaaatgcataataaaagataaattattaaCTGGTATGCAAacttaaaactgaaagcaaaagcagtatttgtgtaagggagaaaaatgcacTTACTGTGCTCTTCCATgcattttcctaaaaataaaaataaaaaaaaaaaagttttaatgagGGTTTTTCTATTCACAAAATGCCTGCagtttatgctattttttttatgtcatcCCTCCCCCAAACCAACATTTCCTCCCTGGTATAAGATTAAACTGGTGCCTCAATGAGACTTGTGTCTGTAATACAACttattatttatgttaaatgtaggaaaaaaaaaaggaacaaaggtGGTTTAAGCTAAACCACAGGCAGAAGTCACACAATGAAGAAAGCTAAAATAATAGGTCATACCAGGAGTTTCTGCTACTAGTAGAGATACTGCTCATATAGTTTGCAGAGGCAGGTAGCGTGTGGGTGCTCTAGAAATTCATGACCCACTTTTTTGACCTTCTGCGGGTTAGAACTGTGATGCTGAAGTCCAGCTTTTACATTACACGGaggttaaattaaaaaaaaaattaacagctttTCAAGCTGTGAGCAGAGAGATGCCTGATGGTCATCACACTCAATGGAGGCATGAAAAGTTTCGATTTTCTTCTCGTCTGGGAGGCTGCAATTCACCCCATAATATATCAGTTATCAGGGAGactatttattctgaaatttcatctctatgaagaaaaacaacctgCTGGTGCTTCTCCAAATTCAAATCTGTTTGTGAATTCAGGCTAATAAATTCTGTCTTCTCGTCTCACATTTGTCTAAGAGTAAATCTCGCAGTCCACCTATTCCAAAAACCCCCAAAATCTCACATGCTTTACATCTCCAGAAGACGAGGAAGGGGACACTCactcatttttgctttgtattcCTCTGAAAAGAGAAACGATAGAAATGGTTATTGagcatttctcttcctcactGTGTTGTGACTTTATGACTTACTTGGCtctcaaagcaaaaataaatttctctgcCTAgtgattattattttgcttGATTAATATAACTCAGCGTATGCGTCTGTCTGCTTTGTTCCCAATAATAGCTCAATTTTCCAGAAAACTCCCCAAAGTAGCTCAGGAAAAagcataagaaagaaaaaaaatacaggaaaccACCACAGACTTGTGTATTTGTCTTCCTGCAGTGAAACAAAGTGACTTACCAAGCTCTGCAGTGAGTTcgtctgaaaagagaaaaaagaatttccaTCAGGGTGATCGTATGGAtcttacaaaaaatacaaagttcaCTTCTGGGGAAGAAGTTTGATACTTACCAATTTGGCTATCGCGTTTttctaaagaaaggaaaacaagaaaaaaaaagtcagatttgtTCTAATCTATTTTTCCCCACTCATACAGAATCTGCAACCAAATACAACCAAAGCACAGACCATAaacagtttgtgtttgttttgctggaagGCAGGGAAAAATACTCACCCATTTCTGCAGACAGTTcatcttaaaaggaaaaaaacaaaacaaaacactctttcatttttcttataatTACAGTAAAAGTCATGATTTCATGCTGAATTACGGGATTCACACCCAAACAGTTGGATTTTTTCCATGGTTAACCTGAACATGGGatctaaaataaatgtaggaTATTCTCTTGTATTCTGTAGATATATACTTAACggatgtgttatttttaatggaatatgCTGGATTTTAGATATTCTTGAGTATCCAAGACAAGGACAGGAGACTGGCTGCCCATGGGAAGAACACCCATGAGATGGGGCCAGATGCCTGAATCCTCCCCTCAACTTCATCATAAACCAAATCCTAAACCCAACAAATTCTAACCCAAGTAATCCTAAATGACATCATCAGCCTTATGGAGAGCCTGCAAATGCACCTCGGAGTTGCAttttgcagaggaaggagacGGCCACATACCGATTTTGGCATCACGTTCccctaaaaaaagaaaaaaatagaaaggaaaggaaaaaaaaagaattatttctaaatactCCTTCCTACTTAGTGTGCCTTTATCTTCTAGTGATAAATccaatatttttctattctgtaCAGAGAATTATAAATTGTAATTCATGTTGCCTTAGATTTTATATAATTAACCCATCCCCTAATTTACTTTCCTAATCTGAAAGCAAAGGTCACAACTAgctcaaatataaaaaaagatattttcagaaaaaaaaacactttgtttatttgattttgcCAAAAGTACTTACCCAGCTCTGTAGTGAGTTCACCTAGaaggagcaaaaggaaaacaggcttAAATTATGAATTAAATTCATAATTTAATTCATAATTTAATTCATGAACTAAATGAATTGTGGAGGATTCTACATTTCTCTTCTAATAACAAATTTAGTGATGttaaatttttaattgctcttgGTGGATTTAAAATACCATGGAATTAAAGAAAGCCCTCAGTAATAGAAGATGCTCAAACCAACCCCTAAGAAGTCCTgattttccaaaaaaatcatACAGATTGGCATTTGGGTTATGCAGGGAGAATGAAGAGATGCAAGCAAGTAGCAACTTAGGATATGAATGGTCATATTAAAGGAAAAGTGCAAGATTCAGAGCAAAATCTGCACCTCCACGTGCTTTCGTTTCGTACTAGAGAGAACAAACTCTTACCGATATGTGCAGTCTgcttggctgaaaaaaaaaaaacaaaaaggaaaaataaatgttagaaGAACCCAACcctttgttttgtggttttgcaaATTGCAACTGGAAAATTTCTCCTGCAGTGCTGTACTgcaatgcagtttttatttttctaaactgaGATAAGAGAGAAAACGTAAAACTCAGAACAATGTAAAGGActaacagagagaagaaaataaaaaaaaaaaaagagaaaaaaataaaaagagagagagaaagggaaagaaaataaagagagaaggTAAAAAGAAATGACTTACCAAGCTCTTCAGTGAGTTCctcttaaaggaaagaaagaaatgatatCATTGGgatttgatattaaaaaatccttaatttAACACAGAGAAAGTGAAATAACCCCAAAGTGAACCTCAGGAGGGCTGGAAGAACACGAGATCTCAACAGAAATCTCATGAACGCTCCCCATACTCAAACAAGGGTAGGGGAACACTGCAAGAATTGGGTTTTTAGGGGTGGAAGAAGCTGTGTTATCCCACTGTGACCCCATCTGGAACACCCAAACATGCCCCAAAGGACCCAGGAAATGAGAACATTACTCACCTATTTTTTTATCACGTTCCCctaaaaacaagaaatcagaaaaaaaagtcaaaataatttaaaagtatcCGTGGATCTTAAACCAgagatagctttttttttttccccaaacaactttttcttcttattatttgaaattccattttctgttgACTCTCATCTCCCTCTATTTAAGCTTGTTAcattaaagcaacaaaaaaagctcagaaaagcttcagaaaattctCACCATTAGTTTTtgttaaaggttaaaaaaaaagaaatcacctACCAAGTTCTTCAGTGACTTCATCTTGACGGAAAGAAAAACCACAGGTTTCTATTAAGATAGGTTTATTTCACAGATATTAtctctttctctatttttttttttttttttttacctatttCATTAGAGACCCAGATATCTTCCCCTTTTTTGCATTTATCACATTACATTGTGGAGTTGTGTACAAAGCTTCCCATCCCAAATCTTTCAATGATGAAATATCAAACCctcttattttgaaattaaaattaaaatcttaaaattacAGGAAGATAATTAGATTTCATCACTGGAAGATAATTAGGGGGCTGGAATCTATTGGATGTTTCTTTATCAGAAGAAGCTCAGTGACGCTTACTGTTTCCTCTACCATGTTCTCCTAACTAAACCTCTccaaaaagaagggaaaaaaatataagactAGAGAGAAATTCCTATATATTTCAAGCAATGCCAACTGGAGATGTGCTAACATATTACTCGTGACGACGATGCAAAAATTCTCCTTTATCAGTATTAAACTTTGCTGATGTTTGCTTCGTGCATTTATTGGGATTCCCTTCCGACCAAGCTcaaattcaacagaaaaataagggtTTGGTATATGCTGTtggcaaaggaaggaaaagacttACCAAGTTCTTCTGTGAGTTcatcttaaaagagaaaaagagaagattttcattaaaaatacttcatctCCCTGGTCAGACTCTGTTTTTGTGAGAGACTGCAGTTTCTGTATTACTCTGAAATACTCATATCTGTCTCtacatatgtatgtacatatacacataaaagcatatatatatatacatatatatatacatatacatatatatatatatgagccCTTCTTCCTGCTAAACAAAGATCTTGGAGCCAAACCACAGGACGAAGACACatcctcaaaataaaatacgGGAGAGTGGACTTAAcacttaaataataataataattgtatgCCAGACCAACTGTCCAACTATTGTTCCAGAGTAATTTCCATCTCACCAAGCTTAATAGGGCCAAAAGGGTTTTCTGCAtcagcaggaaggaaaatgatGCTTACCCCTCTCTAGATCACTCTCCTctagtaataaaaaaagagaaagaaagatcagAATTCATATTATCCCCATCTTTTTAGCTGCATCCCTCTTCcatatattatttgtatttattattgtGATTTCAAATGAGttagaaaattatattaaacacatgccatatatttctttaaaaaaataaattcagatgtATCAACCTTATGTGCAAGTAATAAGATTTATCTTTACAAGTATTTTTGTCAAGTATATAAAAAGACAAAGGTTTACCAAGGTCCTCAGAGGATTcatctgcaaaagaaatgagaattagTGTGCATATCCAGCCCTATATACACACCATCATCCCACCCTTTTGTGTTCTACCATGagaaggcatttaaaaaaaaaaacacacaactcTTACTATATTTCAGTCCCTAATTACATTAGATTTTAGTCTGGAATCTgatatacaatattttattcatatatatacacacacagtctATAATTACAAACTCCCCTGTAACTATATTTGTAGAAGGGAAGGTAAATATCACTTACCAGCTTCCAGACCTTTTAATTCCtctaaagaaaagagaaaaagaaaacgtgAAACACTGATTTTCCCATTGCACAACAGATTTTTTGTATCAAGCTCATTTCTATtccaatgttattttttcctgtgcatgaTTGTAATCTGTTATCCATTCTAAAAGTCACCTGCACCAGCCCTTTATCCAGCTCCTTTTAGAGTTATCTCAGAACCAGCCAACCAGAAACatgagacaaaacaaaaaacaaacaaacaaaaaacacatgccaaaaaaaatccaatcagTTTTGtggaagaagcaaaatgaaCTTACCGAGCTCTTCGGtcaattttccttaaaaaggagaaaataatttttttttctagtcagtGCATTTCCTTCACAAGGATGGGAGGGGGGTGTGATGGGGGAACCTGAGGTTACCAAATCCTCTAATATGGGCAGATTTACTCATGCctctaaattcatttttttttttttcactatttcaaCTAAAAATCTAAGCCAAAACAGTAGTAGCAACATCATCGTGCCTGTGACCACCAAGCACCCCCAGGGActgcatttctcagaaaataagaaTGACACTTACTAATGAGGGCATcctgttttcctaaaaataaaacagaaaaaaagggaatgcTAAATGAATAAATACCGAGTTTCcccattttgcatttttactgcATATGAACTTGGCAGAAGAAAGTCATCCAGCTTTGCAAAAAAGCATTGGTTTCGCATGCACAACCGTGGatatttctccttgttttcaCATCAAGGACACTTGTTGGGGGAAACTCCAGGATTCTGCCTTTCCCATGAAGGATTTGTGTCTCCGAGAAGAGAAAATGGACTTACGGGCTTCCAAATCACGATCCTCTGCAAACAGATGGAACAGAAATTATTCCTAATTATTATCTTTCCTGCGGGCTTTCACTGCAGCACCTCTCTCAAAGCCTTGACTTCACcaatgcttcattttctagctgttttttttttcccaaaaaaattatttgccaaATTGCAAGCTACTTATGGGGCAGCAGTATTTTTGgtaaaagagatggaaaagccATTGGGGTAAATAAATAACCCAAGGCAGCACCTGCATTGCCTACATGTTACATTTACTGGTGTAAGGAAATGCACTTACCAAGCAGCTCGGTAAGACGcccttaaaggaaaataaaaaagatatattagttcaaaatacagcttttttaaCAGccattatatataaataaaggaCTGGCACATGAGCATTGTTGGGCTGAGCCCAAAGCCAATTTTGACAGCAGCAGAATTCAGGTTGCCATGTGCAGCCCCTTTTCATTTCATGGCACGTTTGTGGGAAAATcgtcatttttatttgttttttcctttcccttcatttaCACTCGTTAGTAAGGAAGTGAAACAGCTTGGGTTGCTTCCATTCAAGTCCCAGATCTATGTCTTTCTCTACGCTTTCTATGGGAATTTCTCTATTCTGTCTATAGGATTTTAAACACTGCTCATTCAGCACTTGCGTATACCAAGAAAACCCCTCAAATCATAATAGAGTATGGAAAATAACACTTACTTATCTCTGCTTTATGTTcccctaaaagaaaaaagaaaaggaataaataaataggaactACTGCTTTTGCCTTCTTGTTGTGTCCCTGTATCATCACTATAGATTGTAAGgttcttaaattattttatttttttactactttctgtttaaaaaacacagccaatgttaatattaaaaatgtagtataaaatatattgaaattaatat
This window of the Cygnus olor isolate bCygOlo1 chromosome 33, bCygOlo1.pri.v2, whole genome shotgun sequence genome carries:
- the LOC121062632 gene encoding E3 ubiquitin-protein ligase TRIM39-like isoform X1, yielding MMESGKRNADLEERDAKIRKLTEEFEESDTELEECDTENEIGELTAEIDNLTAELEERDRKIRKLTSDLGECDTKIKERDRKITKLSAEIRRLTALLGDRDKKLRKLTAELEKCDATIRIFTVELGERHTKIGELTAEVGDYDRKLRKHAAELAERDEKIREHKAEIRRLTELLEDRDLEARKQDALIRKLTEELEELKGLEADESSEDLEESDLERDELTEELETCGFSFRQDEVTEELGERDKKIEELTEELAKQTAHIGELTTELGERDAKIDELSAEMEKRDSQIDELTAELEEYKAKMRKCMEEHRKEEEKLANVTLDPETAHPRLILSKDQKSVRWEYMLQESPDSPERFDADPCVLGCEAFTSGRHYWVVDLAEGQYCAVGVSRESLPRKGPVSFNPEEGIWAVQQWGFKNRALTSPPTLLNLPRVPKKIRISLDYEWGEVAFFDVENKVPIFTFPPASFAGERIRPWFWVELGSLSLVR
- the LOC121062632 gene encoding E3 ubiquitin-protein ligase TRIM39-like isoform X6, translating into MMESGKRNADLEERDAKIRKLTEEFEESDTELEECDTENEIGELTAEIDNLTAELEERDRKIRKLTSDLGECDTKIKERDRKITKLSAEIRRLTALLGDRDKKLRKLTAELEKCDATIRIFTVELGERHTKIGELTAEVGDYDRKLRKHAAELAERDEKIREHKAEIRRLTELLEDRDLEARKQDALIRKLTEELEELKGLEADESSEDLEESDLERDELTEELDEVTEELGERDKKIEELTEELAKQTAHIGELTTELGERDAKIDELSAEMEKRDSQIDELTAELEEYKAKMRKCMEEHRKEEEKLANVTLDPETAHPRLILSKDQKSVRWEYMLQESPDSPERFDADPCVLGCEAFTSGRHYWVVDLAEGQYCAVGVSRESLPRKGPVSFNPEEGIWAVQQWGFKNRALTSPPTLLNLPRVPKKIRISLDYEWGEVAFFDVENKVPIFTFPPASFAGERIRPWFWVELGSLSLVR
- the LOC121062632 gene encoding E3 ubiquitin-protein ligase TRIM39-like isoform X5, translated to MMESGKRNADLEERDAKIRKLTEEFEESDTELEIGELTAEIDNLTAELEERDRKIRKLTSDLGECDTKIKERDRKITKLSAEIRRLTALLGDRDKKLRKLTAELEKCDATIRIFTVELGERHTKIGELTAEVGDYDRKLRKHAAELAERDEKIREHKAEIRRLTELLEDRDLEARKQDALIRKLTEELEELKGLEADESSEDLEESDLERDELTEELETCGFSFRQDEVTEELGERDKKIEELTEELAKQTAHIGELTTELGERDAKIDELSAEMEKRDSQIDELTAELEEYKAKMRKCMEEHRKEEEKLANVTLDPETAHPRLILSKDQKSVRWEYMLQESPDSPERFDADPCVLGCEAFTSGRHYWVVDLAEGQYCAVGVSRESLPRKGPVSFNPEEGIWAVQQWGFKNRALTSPPTLLNLPRVPKKIRISLDYEWGEVAFFDVENKVPIFTFPPASFAGERIRPWFWVELGSLSLVR
- the LOC121062632 gene encoding E3 ubiquitin-protein ligase TRIM39-like isoform X9, which translates into the protein MMESGKRNADLEERDAKIRKLTEEFEESDTELEECDTENEIGELTAEIDNLTAELEERDRKIRKLTSDLGECDTKIKERDRKITKLSAEIRRLTALLGDRDKKLRKLTAELAERDEKIREHKAEIRRLTELLEDRDLEARKQDALIRKLTEELEELKGLEADESSEDLEESDLERDELTEELDEVTEELGERDKKIEELTEELAKQTAHIGELTTELGERDAKIDELSAEMEKRDSQIDELTAELEEYKAKMRKCMEEHRKEEEKLANVTLDPETAHPRLILSKDQKSVRWEYMLQESPDSPERFDADPCVLGCEAFTSGRHYWVVDLAEGQYCAVGVSRESLPRKGPVSFNPEEGIWAVQQWGFKNRALTSPPTLLNLPRVPKKIRISLDYEWGEVAFFDVENKVPIFTFPPASFAGERIRPWFWVELGSLSLVR
- the LOC121062632 gene encoding E3 ubiquitin-protein ligase TRIM39-like isoform X8, with the translated sequence MMESGKRNADLEERDAKIRKLTEEFEESDTELEECDTENEIGELTAEIDNLTAELEERDRKIRKLTSDLGECDTKIKERDRKITKLSAEIRRLTALLGDRDKKLRKLTAELAERDEKIREHKAEIRRLTELLEDRDLEARKQDALIRKLTEELEELKGLEADESSEDLEESDLERDELTEELETCGFSFRQDEVTEELGERDKKIEELTEELAKQTAHIGELTTELGERDAKIDELSAEMEKRDSQIDELTAELEEYKAKMRKCMEEHRKEEEKLANVTLDPETAHPRLILSKDQKSVRWEYMLQESPDSPERFDADPCVLGCEAFTSGRHYWVVDLAEGQYCAVGVSRESLPRKGPVSFNPEEGIWAVQQWGFKNRALTSPPTLLNLPRVPKKIRISLDYEWGEVAFFDVENKVPIFTFPPASFAGERIRPWFWVELGSLSLVR
- the LOC121062632 gene encoding E3 ubiquitin-protein ligase TRIM39-like isoform X7 — protein: MMESGKRNADLEERDAKIRKLTEEFEESDTELEECDTENEIGELTAEIDNLTAELEERDRKIRKLTSDLGECDTKIKERDRKITKLSAEIRRLTALLGDRDKKLRKLTAELEKCDATIRIFTVELGERHTKIGELTAEVGDYDRKLRKHAAELAERDEKIREHKAEIRRLTELLEDRDLEARKQDALIRKLTEELEELKGLEADESSEDLEESDLERDELTEELGERDKKIEELTEELAKQTAHIGELTTELGERDAKIDELSAEMEKRDSQIDELTAELEEYKAKMRKCMEEHRKEEEKLANVTLDPETAHPRLILSKDQKSVRWEYMLQESPDSPERFDADPCVLGCEAFTSGRHYWVVDLAEGQYCAVGVSRESLPRKGPVSFNPEEGIWAVQQWGFKNRALTSPPTLLNLPRVPKKIRISLDYEWGEVAFFDVENKVPIFTFPPASFAGERIRPWFWVELGSLSLVR